A single window of Cytobacillus dafuensis DNA harbors:
- a CDS encoding DUF6612 family protein — protein MKKTLSILTGFFLIFMLAACNQTAEPVNEPSKNNGKSEKQSELTLEEVFKKSTEASSNLKSFAVKMDMEMDMSSDVEELNMKTQSEIDMKVVTEPMAFHQKMAMTVAEELFETESYFSEDGMFFYEPTGQQWMKFPQDMTEAFLQISGQQQANPGEELQKLQGFVDDFTFEQDSKNYILKLNASGEKFSEFIKEVATKTLPPEMAGDEEALNEVLKNMKINKVNYEFLINKETFYPDAVIVDMEMEMTAEGQTMVMKQKVNGQYSDYNKVDTITVPQEIIDSAVEMEM, from the coding sequence TTGAAAAAAACATTATCGATTTTAACAGGCTTTTTTCTTATTTTTATGTTAGCGGCATGTAATCAAACAGCCGAGCCTGTTAATGAACCTTCAAAAAATAACGGAAAAAGTGAAAAGCAATCAGAATTAACATTGGAAGAAGTATTTAAGAAATCTACAGAAGCTTCTAGCAATCTGAAAAGTTTTGCTGTGAAAATGGATATGGAGATGGATATGAGCTCTGATGTAGAAGAATTAAATATGAAAACACAATCAGAGATTGATATGAAAGTCGTTACTGAGCCAATGGCATTTCATCAAAAAATGGCTATGACAGTGGCAGAAGAATTATTCGAAACAGAGAGTTATTTTTCAGAAGACGGTATGTTCTTCTATGAACCTACTGGACAGCAATGGATGAAGTTTCCGCAAGATATGACAGAAGCATTCTTACAAATATCTGGCCAGCAACAAGCAAATCCTGGTGAAGAACTCCAAAAATTACAAGGGTTTGTAGATGATTTTACTTTTGAACAAGATTCAAAAAATTATATACTTAAATTAAATGCATCAGGTGAAAAATTTAGCGAGTTTATTAAAGAAGTGGCCACTAAAACACTTCCTCCAGAAATGGCAGGAGATGAAGAAGCGCTAAATGAAGTGTTAAAAAATATGAAAATTAATAAGGTAAATTACGAATTCTTAATTAATAAAGAAACATTTTATCCAGATGCTGTAATTGTGGATATGGAGATGGAAATGACAGCTGAAGGTCAAACCATGGTAATGAAGCAAAAAGTGAACGGTCAATATTCAGATTATAATAAAGTTGATACCATTACCGTTCCTCAAGAAATCATCGATTCAGCAGTAGAAATGGAAATGTAA
- the pckA gene encoding phosphoenolpyruvate carboxykinase (ATP) has protein sequence MNSVSIPNKLNALLKGNNVQVQLSVPQLAEKVLNRKEGSLTSTGAVCATTGKYTGRSPKDKYIVEEASTKDKVDWGSVNQPISEEVFSNLYEKVLNYLQDKDEVFVFKGFAGADKKHRLPIQVINEYAWHNLFAHQMFIRPTDEELLDHHAEFTVISAPNFKADPAVDGTASETFIIVSFERRTVLIGGTEYAGEIKKSIFSVMNYLLPQNGILPMHCSSNVGLEGDVALFFGLSGTGKTTLSADPNRRLIGDDEHGWSPNGVFNIEGGCYAKCINLTREKEPQIFDAIRFGSVLENVVINSESRVADYDDNTLTENTRAAYPLQAIDNIVDPSIAGHPNTIVFLTADAFGVLPPIAKLSKEQAMYHFLSGYTSKLAGTERGITSPQATFSTCFGSPFLPLPATEYAEMLGKKIDEHNAKVFLVNTGWTGGEYGVGNRMKLPYTRAMIQSALEGELNNVETVKDEIFGLNIPLHVPGVPDEVLQPNKTWADQSAYEAKAKELASKFRENFKKFANVPAEIEEKGGPVA, from the coding sequence ATGAATTCTGTTAGCATTCCGAATAAGTTAAACGCTTTATTAAAAGGAAATAATGTTCAGGTACAACTATCCGTTCCTCAGCTTGCGGAAAAGGTATTAAATCGTAAAGAAGGCTCACTTACATCAACCGGTGCTGTTTGTGCAACTACCGGAAAATATACAGGTCGTTCCCCTAAAGATAAATACATTGTAGAAGAAGCGTCTACGAAAGATAAAGTGGATTGGGGCAGTGTAAATCAACCCATTTCAGAAGAAGTTTTTTCTAACCTTTATGAGAAGGTATTAAACTACTTACAAGATAAAGATGAAGTGTTTGTCTTCAAAGGATTTGCAGGTGCTGATAAAAAACATCGCCTTCCAATTCAAGTTATTAATGAGTATGCATGGCATAACCTATTTGCACACCAAATGTTCATTCGTCCAACAGATGAAGAATTATTAGATCATCACGCAGAGTTTACTGTTATTTCTGCTCCAAACTTTAAAGCAGATCCAGCAGTTGATGGTACTGCTTCTGAAACATTTATTATTGTATCATTCGAACGCCGTACAGTACTAATTGGCGGAACAGAATATGCTGGAGAAATTAAGAAATCCATCTTCTCCGTTATGAACTATTTACTTCCGCAAAATGGTATTTTACCAATGCACTGTTCATCCAATGTAGGACTTGAAGGTGATGTTGCTTTATTCTTCGGTCTTTCTGGAACTGGTAAAACAACTTTATCAGCTGATCCAAATCGCCGCTTAATTGGTGATGATGAGCATGGCTGGTCACCAAATGGTGTATTTAATATCGAAGGCGGCTGCTATGCGAAGTGCATTAACTTAACTCGTGAGAAAGAACCACAAATTTTTGATGCCATCCGTTTTGGTTCAGTACTAGAAAATGTGGTTATTAATTCTGAGTCTCGTGTAGCCGATTATGATGATAACACACTTACAGAAAATACGCGTGCGGCATATCCGCTTCAAGCGATTGATAATATTGTTGACCCTAGCATCGCCGGTCATCCTAATACAATTGTATTCTTAACAGCTGATGCATTCGGAGTATTGCCTCCAATTGCAAAATTATCGAAAGAGCAAGCAATGTACCATTTCTTAAGCGGCTATACATCTAAGCTAGCTGGTACAGAGCGTGGAATTACTTCACCACAAGCAACATTCTCAACTTGCTTTGGTTCACCATTCCTACCGCTTCCTGCAACTGAGTATGCAGAAATGCTTGGTAAGAAAATCGACGAGCATAACGCAAAAGTATTCTTAGTGAATACAGGCTGGACTGGCGGCGAATACGGTGTTGGTAACCGCATGAAGCTTCCTTACACTCGTGCTATGATACAATCTGCTTTAGAAGGCGAACTAAATAATGTAGAGACAGTTAAAGATGAAATCTTTGGATTAAACATTCCTCTACATGTACCTGGTGTACCTGATGAAGTGCTTCAACCAAACAAAACATGGGCAGATCAATCTGCTTATGAAGCAAAGGCAAAAGAATTAGCTTCTAAGTTCCGTGAAAACTTTAAGAAATTCGCAAACGTCCCTGCTGAAATTGAAGAAAAGGGCGGACCGGTTGCTTAA
- the metK gene encoding methionine adenosyltransferase: MSTKRRLFTSESVTEGHPDKICDQISDAILDAILAKDANARVAAETSVTTGLVLVAGEITTSTYVDIPKIVRETVKEIGYTRAKYGFDSETCAVLTSIDEQSADIAMGVDQALEAREGKMSDEEIEAIGAGDQGLMFGYACNETKELMPLPISLAHKLSRRLTEVRKEEILPYLRPDGKTQVTVEYDENNKPVRIDTIVISTQHHPEISLEQIQRNLKEHVINPVVPQELIDENTKYFINPTGRFVIGGPQGDAGLTGRKIIVDTYGGYARHGGGAFSGKDPTKVDRSAAYAARYVAKNIVAAGLADKVEVQLAYAIGVAQPVSISVDTFGTGKVEEDVLVDLVRKNFDLRPAGIINMLNLRRPIYKQTAAYGHFGRTDIDLPWERTDKADALRAEALK; encoded by the coding sequence ATGTCAACAAAACGTCGTTTGTTCACTTCTGAATCAGTTACTGAAGGTCATCCGGATAAAATTTGTGACCAAATTTCTGATGCAATTTTAGATGCAATTTTAGCGAAGGATGCGAATGCTCGTGTTGCTGCAGAAACGTCTGTGACAACTGGACTTGTATTAGTTGCAGGTGAAATTACTACATCTACATATGTAGATATTCCAAAAATTGTACGTGAAACAGTAAAAGAAATCGGTTATACTCGTGCAAAATACGGCTTTGATTCAGAAACTTGTGCGGTTTTAACTTCTATTGATGAGCAATCAGCAGATATTGCAATGGGAGTGGACCAAGCTTTAGAAGCTCGTGAAGGTAAAATGAGTGATGAAGAAATCGAAGCAATTGGCGCTGGAGACCAAGGTTTAATGTTCGGATATGCTTGTAATGAAACAAAAGAGCTTATGCCACTTCCTATTTCTCTAGCACATAAATTATCACGTCGCTTGACAGAAGTACGTAAAGAGGAGATTCTTCCTTATCTTCGTCCTGACGGAAAAACTCAAGTAACGGTTGAATATGATGAAAATAACAAGCCTGTTCGTATTGATACAATCGTTATTTCTACTCAGCACCACCCTGAAATTAGCTTAGAGCAAATTCAGCGAAATCTTAAAGAGCATGTCATTAACCCAGTTGTTCCACAAGAACTAATTGATGAGAATACAAAATACTTCATTAACCCAACAGGCCGTTTCGTTATTGGCGGACCTCAAGGGGATGCTGGCTTAACTGGCCGCAAAATCATCGTTGACACTTACGGCGGTTACGCTCGTCATGGCGGTGGCGCATTCTCTGGTAAGGATCCTACAAAGGTTGACCGTTCTGCTGCTTATGCTGCCCGCTACGTTGCGAAAAATATCGTAGCAGCTGGTCTAGCTGATAAAGTTGAAGTTCAGCTTGCCTACGCTATTGGTGTTGCACAGCCGGTATCTATTTCTGTCGATACTTTCGGAACAGGCAAAGTAGAAGAGGATGTACTTGTTGACCTAGTTCGCAAAAACTTCGATCTTCGCCCAGCTGGTATCATTAATATGCTTAACTTACGCCGTCCGATTTATAAGCAAACTGCTGCTTACGGTCATTTCGGACGCACAGATATTGATCTTCCTTGGGAACGTACAGATAAAGCAGATGCATTACGTGCAGAAGCTTTGAAATAA
- a CDS encoding ABC transporter permease, with protein sequence MSPQTNIDLLHQRYLHSLKREKRWVRFYQLIIFLFFVSGWELASQKQWIDPLIFSSPSKVWTLLLTKIQDGTLFIDLSFTLSETVFGFILGTILGTFLAAILWWSPFVSKILDPYLVVLNSMPKVALGPILIVALGPSFTSIVAMGAIISIIITTIVVYTAFKEVDPNYIKVLQTFGAKRLQIFKEAILPASFPVIISTLKVNVGLSWVGVIVGEFLVSSKGLGYMIIYGFQVFNFTLVMLSLLVIAIFATVMYQLVELLEKKLIKNGS encoded by the coding sequence TTGAGCCCGCAAACAAACATTGATCTTCTTCATCAAAGATATCTCCATTCATTGAAACGTGAAAAAAGATGGGTTCGCTTCTACCAACTTATTATCTTTCTTTTCTTCGTATCTGGCTGGGAGCTTGCAAGCCAGAAGCAATGGATCGATCCTCTTATCTTTAGTTCTCCTTCAAAGGTTTGGACATTGCTTTTAACAAAAATTCAGGATGGTACATTGTTTATCGATTTAAGCTTTACATTATCAGAAACAGTATTTGGCTTTATTCTCGGTACCATTTTAGGAACATTTCTTGCTGCAATCCTATGGTGGTCACCTTTTGTTTCAAAAATATTAGATCCGTATTTAGTCGTTCTTAACTCCATGCCAAAGGTTGCACTTGGACCAATATTAATCGTAGCGTTAGGTCCTAGCTTCACATCAATTGTCGCAATGGGTGCCATCATTTCCATCATCATTACAACCATTGTCGTGTACACTGCCTTCAAAGAAGTTGATCCAAATTATATTAAAGTGTTACAAACCTTTGGAGCGAAACGGCTGCAAATTTTTAAAGAAGCAATCTTACCAGCTTCCTTTCCAGTCATTATTTCTACACTAAAAGTCAATGTCGGGCTATCTTGGGTTGGAGTCATTGTCGGCGAATTTCTCGTTTCATCAAAAGGACTTGGATATATGATCATTTACGGCTTCCAAGTATTTAATTTCACCCTAGTGATGCTGTCACTTCTTGTCATCGCCATCTTTGCGACCGTTATGTATCAGCTTGTTGAACTGCTTGAGAAAAAATTAATAAAAAACGGATCTTAA
- a CDS encoding ABC transporter ATP-binding protein, producing MDFLNVQGIHHTYFTKNSATTALTDVSIAVEEGEFVSFLGPSGCGKTTLLSIIAGLLQPTEGTVILEGKKVEKTGQSIGYMLQQDYLFPWKTIEENILLGLKISNQLDSTKKAYALTLLEQMGLKGVESQFPKQLSGGMRQRVALVRTLTTEPKLLMLDEPFSALDYQTKLKLEDLVSNTLKSFKKTAILVTHDIGEAIAMSDRVFLFSASPGKLHKTFIIPKELREETPFKARSHEAYSRIFQTVWKELESLEPANKH from the coding sequence ATGGATTTCTTAAACGTTCAAGGAATTCATCATACCTATTTTACTAAAAACTCTGCTACAACTGCCCTCACCGATGTCTCGATTGCGGTCGAGGAAGGAGAATTTGTTTCCTTCCTTGGCCCAAGCGGATGCGGAAAAACAACCCTGCTTTCCATTATTGCCGGCCTTCTTCAGCCAACAGAGGGTACCGTAATCCTAGAAGGAAAAAAAGTAGAAAAAACAGGACAGAGCATTGGCTATATGCTCCAACAGGATTACCTTTTTCCATGGAAGACAATTGAGGAAAATATTTTACTTGGTCTTAAAATTAGCAATCAGCTTGATTCCACTAAAAAAGCGTACGCACTAACTTTACTTGAACAAATGGGGCTTAAAGGAGTAGAGTCACAGTTTCCAAAACAGCTTTCTGGTGGGATGAGACAGAGGGTTGCCCTCGTAAGAACCTTAACAACTGAACCGAAGCTGTTAATGCTTGATGAACCGTTTTCCGCCTTAGATTATCAAACAAAATTAAAGCTCGAGGATCTCGTATCTAATACGTTAAAATCCTTTAAAAAAACGGCTATTCTCGTTACACATGATATTGGTGAAGCCATTGCCATGAGCGATCGCGTTTTCCTGTTCTCTGCAAGCCCAGGAAAGCTTCATAAAACATTTATTATACCGAAAGAATTGCGGGAAGAAACACCATTCAAGGCAAGAAGCCATGAAGCCTATTCCCGAATATTTCAAACTGTTTGGAAGGAGCTGGAGTCCCTTGAGCCCGCAAACAAACATTGA
- a CDS encoding thiol-disulfide oxidoreductase DCC family protein, whose amino-acid sequence MKTIALYDKTCSLCKETKRIFKKFDWLHKVDWVSLQEYEKRDQAIPFDYNSLRTELHIITSGRKVLTGFYAVRYLLTIFPATVVIGAILYIPGMSILGTFIYKWIAKNRHKILRKNCDNGSCSL is encoded by the coding sequence ATGAAAACGATAGCATTGTACGATAAAACATGCTCCTTATGCAAGGAAACGAAACGAATTTTTAAAAAATTTGATTGGCTTCATAAGGTTGACTGGGTTTCGTTGCAGGAATACGAAAAAAGAGATCAGGCCATCCCGTTTGATTATAACAGTTTACGTACAGAACTTCATATAATTACTTCTGGTAGAAAAGTTCTTACTGGTTTTTATGCTGTAAGGTATTTGCTCACGATTTTTCCTGCTACGGTGGTTATTGGAGCTATTCTGTATATCCCAGGAATGTCGATTTTAGGAACTTTTATCTATAAATGGATAGCAAAGAATAGACATAAAATTCTTAGGAAAAATTGTGATAATGGCAGTTGTTCATTATAA
- the asnB gene encoding asparagine synthase (glutamine-hydrolyzing) has product MCGFIGYVQDQGQGDTDKQLLFQMNNLMIHRGPDEAGYYFDEYVQFGFRRLSIIDIEHGQQPLSYENERYWIIYNGEIYNYVELRKELTENGLTFITSSDTEVIIALYSLIKEKTVEKLRGMFAFVIWDKQEKILFGARDPFGIKPFFYHESEKVTFFASEKKSILAELRNDVLNECSLQHYLTYQFVPEPDTMTNGIKKLEPGYYFTKRIGSPMELNRYWKAVFQPVQKQESAFIHEIRAVLFDSVKLHMRGDVPIGSFLSGGIDSTIIASIAKEYHPNIKTFSVGFERNGFSEVDVAKGTADWLGIDNISINITPEEFMNELPNIMWHMDDPLADPACVPLYFVAKEAKKHVKVVLSGEGADELFGGYNIYHEVHSLKIFNYFPILIKKFLSAITKMLPDGMKGKSFIERGVTPIEDRYIGNAKIFSELEKCKFYKRYKKSIHFTSITSPYYKESLKYDAINRMQYIDIHTWMRGDILLKADKMTMAHSLELRVPFLDKAVFDLASQIPSSLKVAKGTTKYILRKAMAGIVPDHVLHRKKLGFPVPIRYWLKDEMYDWAKQTIRESNTDHLFIKDHLYKLLDDHCCDKVDNSRKIWTVLMFMVWYTVFIEKDYSRELETILLNEANH; this is encoded by the coding sequence ATGTGTGGCTTTATTGGATATGTACAGGATCAGGGTCAAGGCGATACGGATAAACAGCTGCTTTTTCAAATGAATAATCTCATGATTCATCGCGGACCTGATGAGGCAGGCTATTATTTCGATGAATATGTTCAATTCGGGTTTAGGCGATTAAGTATTATTGATATTGAACATGGGCAACAGCCTCTTTCATATGAGAACGAACGCTATTGGATTATTTATAATGGGGAAATTTATAATTATGTAGAATTGCGAAAAGAGTTAACAGAAAATGGGCTAACATTTATAACTAGTTCTGACACAGAGGTCATTATCGCTTTATATAGCTTAATAAAAGAAAAAACAGTGGAAAAGCTGAGAGGAATGTTTGCATTTGTTATCTGGGATAAGCAAGAGAAAATTCTGTTTGGGGCGAGAGATCCATTCGGAATAAAACCATTTTTCTATCACGAAAGCGAGAAGGTTACCTTCTTTGCTTCTGAAAAGAAAAGCATTTTAGCTGAGCTTCGTAATGATGTGTTGAATGAGTGCTCCTTGCAGCACTACTTAACCTATCAATTCGTTCCAGAGCCGGATACTATGACGAATGGGATAAAAAAGCTTGAACCAGGTTATTATTTTACGAAGAGAATCGGCTCTCCAATGGAACTGAATCGTTATTGGAAAGCTGTTTTTCAGCCTGTACAGAAACAAGAATCGGCTTTTATACATGAAATAAGAGCTGTTTTATTTGACTCGGTAAAATTGCACATGCGAGGTGATGTCCCGATCGGATCCTTTCTTTCAGGTGGCATCGATTCCACTATTATTGCTTCGATCGCAAAAGAATATCATCCAAATATAAAAACTTTTTCTGTTGGATTTGAGCGAAATGGGTTCAGTGAGGTGGATGTCGCTAAGGGAACTGCAGATTGGCTTGGAATTGATAATATCAGCATTAATATTACACCTGAAGAGTTTATGAATGAGCTGCCAAACATTATGTGGCATATGGATGATCCCCTTGCAGATCCGGCTTGTGTCCCGCTTTATTTTGTTGCGAAGGAAGCAAAGAAGCATGTAAAGGTAGTTTTATCTGGCGAAGGAGCTGACGAATTATTCGGCGGCTATAATATATATCATGAAGTGCACTCTCTAAAGATTTTTAATTATTTTCCTATCTTAATAAAAAAATTCTTGAGTGCCATCACAAAAATGCTGCCTGATGGAATGAAAGGAAAAAGTTTTATTGAGCGTGGGGTTACACCTATAGAGGATAGATATATTGGAAACGCAAAAATATTTTCAGAATTAGAGAAATGCAAGTTCTACAAGCGGTATAAGAAAAGCATACATTTCACCAGCATTACGTCCCCTTATTATAAAGAAAGCCTTAAATATGATGCAATTAACCGAATGCAGTATATTGATATCCATACGTGGATGCGGGGAGATATTTTATTAAAAGCAGATAAAATGACAATGGCTCATTCCCTTGAGCTTAGGGTGCCTTTTTTAGATAAAGCAGTATTTGACCTTGCCTCTCAAATACCAAGCAGTCTTAAAGTTGCGAAAGGTACAACTAAATATATTTTACGAAAAGCGATGGCAGGGATTGTTCCAGATCACGTCTTACATCGAAAAAAACTTGGATTCCCTGTCCCAATTCGATATTGGCTAAAAGATGAAATGTATGATTGGGCAAAACAAACAATTCGCGAAAGTAACACAGATCATTTGTTTATAAAAGATCATTTATATAAGCTGCTTGATGACCACTGCTGTGACAAGGTAGATAATAGCAGGAAAATTTGGACGGTGTTAATGTTTATGGTGTGGTACACAGTTTTTATTGAAAAAGATTATTCAAGAGAATTGGAAACCATATTATTAAATGAAGCTAATCAT
- a CDS encoding ABC transporter substrate-binding protein has product MKKWLKISFSLLLISILIIPLAACGKDEVKNVRIGEVTRSIFYAPQYVAIEKGFFKEEGLNVTLTTTAGGDKTMTALLSDSIDVALVGSETSIYVSAQGSNDPVINFAQLTQTDGTFLVSRTKIDNFSWDQLKGKTFLGQRKGGMPQMAGEFVLKKHGIDPHKDLNLIQNVDFANIAPAFASGTGEFVQLFEPTASVFEKEGKGYIVASFGTESGHIPYTTFMTKESFIKENNDTVEKFTKAIYKAQQWVDSHSAKETAEVIKGFFENTDLDLIETVVDRYKSQGSFATDPILDNEEWDNLQNIMDKAGELPKRVEYKTLVNTDIAKSVMKK; this is encoded by the coding sequence ATGAAAAAATGGCTAAAGATTAGTTTTTCTCTCCTGCTCATTTCAATACTTATTATACCATTGGCAGCCTGTGGCAAAGATGAGGTTAAAAATGTACGGATTGGTGAAGTAACTCGATCTATCTTTTACGCTCCGCAATATGTCGCAATTGAGAAAGGCTTTTTTAAAGAGGAAGGGCTTAATGTGACGCTAACAACAACAGCTGGTGGAGATAAAACAATGACTGCACTTCTATCCGATAGCATCGATGTAGCCCTTGTAGGCTCGGAAACATCAATATATGTCTCTGCACAAGGCTCCAATGATCCAGTCATCAATTTCGCCCAGTTAACGCAAACAGACGGAACCTTCCTTGTTTCACGTACCAAAATTGATAATTTCTCATGGGATCAGCTAAAGGGAAAAACCTTCCTTGGTCAGCGCAAAGGCGGAATGCCGCAAATGGCCGGTGAATTTGTACTGAAAAAACACGGAATTGACCCTCATAAAGATTTAAATCTGATTCAAAATGTTGATTTTGCCAATATCGCACCTGCATTTGCTTCAGGTACAGGTGAATTTGTTCAGCTTTTCGAACCAACTGCAAGCGTTTTTGAGAAAGAAGGCAAAGGATATATCGTCGCTTCCTTTGGTACGGAATCTGGGCATATTCCATATACTACCTTTATGACTAAGGAGAGCTTTATAAAAGAAAATAATGATACTGTGGAAAAATTCACGAAAGCAATTTATAAAGCGCAGCAATGGGTCGATTCCCACAGCGCAAAAGAAACGGCAGAGGTTATAAAAGGATTCTTCGAAAACACAGACCTCGATCTTATTGAAACGGTTGTGGATCGCTATAAAAGCCAAGGATCCTTTGCAACAGATCCAATCCTAGATAATGAAGAATGGGATAATCTGCAAAACATTATGGATAAAGCCGGGGAACTTCCTAAGCGTGTTGAGTATAAAACCCTTGTCAACACAGATATTGCTAAAAGTGTCATGAAAAAATAA
- a CDS encoding alpha/beta hydrolase family protein, giving the protein MLSKQRFPSPHPNIELSIVTYEVNGLKVKGLLAEPKDDRIYDGFLYLRGGIKNVGQVRPGRIIQFASEGFIVFAPFYRGNQGGEGNEDFAGEDREDAFSAYMLLRSHPRIKGVHIFGFSRGGVMSLLTAIQFPDAKSLVTWGGVSDMFLTYVERHDLRKMMKRVIGGTPTKFPERYEYRTPLFYLENIQAPTLIIHGEKDENVSIEHAYRLEKRLKTLDKKVESWYFENFTHYFPPAINRRVVKDLTAWMKSQSD; this is encoded by the coding sequence TTGTTAAGTAAACAGAGATTTCCATCCCCCCATCCAAATATTGAATTATCCATTGTAACTTATGAAGTAAATGGATTAAAAGTAAAGGGACTTCTTGCTGAACCAAAAGATGATCGAATTTATGATGGATTTTTATATTTGCGCGGAGGGATCAAAAACGTAGGGCAGGTAAGACCTGGCCGTATCATTCAATTTGCTTCTGAAGGATTTATTGTGTTTGCCCCATTTTATCGAGGGAATCAAGGGGGAGAGGGCAATGAGGACTTTGCAGGAGAAGATAGAGAGGACGCCTTTTCTGCCTACATGCTTTTGCGATCACATCCGCGTATAAAGGGTGTACATATTTTTGGTTTTTCAAGAGGAGGGGTTATGTCTTTATTAACAGCCATTCAATTTCCTGATGCGAAATCGCTTGTCACATGGGGCGGAGTAAGTGATATGTTTCTTACCTATGTAGAACGACACGATTTACGTAAGATGATGAAGCGGGTTATTGGAGGCACTCCAACTAAATTTCCTGAGCGATATGAATATCGCACTCCTCTTTTTTACTTAGAAAACATACAGGCACCGACGTTAATTATTCACGGTGAAAAGGATGAAAATGTCTCAATAGAACATGCATACCGACTTGAGAAAAGGTTGAAAACGCTTGATAAAAAAGTAGAAAGCTGGTACTTTGAAAACTTCACACACTATTTTCCACCCGCTATAAATCGAAGGGTGGTTAAAGATTTAACTGCTTGGATGAAATCGCAAAGTGATTAA
- the ytkD gene encoding RNA deprotection pyrophosphohydrolase, which yields MESFKDAIGGSVRLSYKPGSFDKLPEHVLVICKLGDKWLLTNHSKRGLEFPGGKVEIGESLEEAARREVMEEAGATISKLQFIGEYEVTQDGTTFVKAIFYGIIDEMVRKEHYFETSGPVLVEGDILKLRWDSQYSFIMKDKVIEKSVSKIMAAN from the coding sequence ATGGAATCTTTTAAAGATGCAATTGGTGGTTCGGTCCGACTCTCATATAAACCTGGTTCTTTCGATAAACTTCCTGAACATGTTCTGGTCATTTGTAAATTAGGAGATAAATGGCTGCTAACAAACCATTCAAAAAGGGGATTGGAATTCCCAGGGGGGAAGGTTGAGATAGGTGAATCTTTGGAGGAAGCGGCTAGAAGAGAAGTAATGGAAGAAGCCGGTGCCACTATTTCAAAATTACAATTCATTGGTGAATATGAAGTTACCCAAGATGGTACGACATTTGTGAAAGCAATTTTCTATGGAATCATTGATGAAATGGTAAGGAAGGAACATTATTTCGAGACTTCAGGGCCCGTTCTCGTTGAAGGAGATATATTAAAATTAAGATGGGACTCACAGTACAGTTTTATTATGAAGGATAAGGTCATTGAAAAAAGTGTTAGCAAAATAATGGCAGCAAATTAG
- a CDS encoding RNA polymerase sigma factor — protein sequence MEAGRQIEQWFYHYEKEITRYLVYYTGSKDVEDLVQDTFLRAYLSYERFRYDSNPKTWLISIARNSAIDYYRKRTAWKNLKEKLLKQSTIDSIQIDESIVQKSELVQLYKAINQLKANYRDVVLLRGIAELSAAETAEVLGWTTNKVNVNFYRATKKLNFLMKEAVQGDPSFR from the coding sequence ATGGAAGCTGGCCGGCAAATTGAACAATGGTTTTATCATTACGAAAAAGAGATAACAAGATACCTCGTTTACTATACGGGATCTAAAGATGTCGAAGATCTTGTGCAAGACACCTTTTTAAGAGCGTATCTATCCTATGAACGATTTAGATATGATTCTAATCCGAAAACATGGCTTATTTCAATCGCTCGAAATTCAGCAATTGATTACTATCGAAAAAGAACAGCATGGAAAAACCTAAAAGAAAAATTATTAAAGCAAAGTACCATAGATTCTATTCAAATAGATGAAAGCATCGTCCAAAAATCGGAATTGGTTCAATTATATAAAGCTATTAATCAATTAAAAGCAAATTACCGGGATGTCGTGCTTCTTCGGGGGATTGCGGAGCTTTCAGCAGCGGAGACAGCAGAGGTGCTTGGATGGACAACAAACAAAGTAAACGTGAACTTTTATCGCGCGACAAAAAAGCTAAATTTTCTTATGAAGGAGGCTGTGCAAGGTGACCCATCTTTCAGATAA
- a CDS encoding hydrolase, with protein MSENKKAYYIKVETGEISQSKTDSSWDFKIEATDDEIIELRDYFNQNYSTEWMNFFRAHIPFIEYHDDKDNDAYDSTIRKVYEMIYQLGDQEARRHIQSMGILVDTE; from the coding sequence ATGAGTGAAAACAAGAAAGCCTATTATATAAAGGTTGAAACCGGGGAAATCTCGCAAAGTAAAACAGATTCATCATGGGACTTTAAAATTGAAGCAACAGATGACGAGATTATTGAGCTTCGTGATTATTTCAATCAAAATTATTCTACAGAGTGGATGAACTTCTTCAGAGCACATATTCCATTCATCGAATACCACGATGATAAAGATAATGATGCCTATGATTCAACCATTAGGAAAGTGTATGAAATGATCTATCAGCTTGGGGATCAAGAAGCAAGAAGGCATATCCAAAGTATGGGGATATTAGTTGATACAGAATGA